A window of Ardenticatena maritima contains these coding sequences:
- a CDS encoding O-antigen ligase family protein — protein MAWRHTPLDFPLLAFVLMTPITLAVTTQWATTLEQVWRLLGGIALFFSVVYAVQRPQDLRLLFAGIWVGIAALALTSPITANGARLMWEIAALDPLRGFIHHNVMGALIAITLPLGLALLFFARASLSWLEILLYVLGCAAMAFGLWVVPSRGAWLGVGVAGLLLLLWHSKWTRMLLVVACLAGFWLITTDSGRAILFSDALLGASVPGEHDPLQWGLDARWEIWQRSFALARLFPLTGVGMGTFHEVMRTVIADDVFIYSWPHAHNIFLQVALDLGVVGVIAWTIMLGTLGWCCLHMARHSDGVVRAVGVGGLASLLAFVTQGIFDAALWGMVRAGVFVWMVWGILIAAWLFAPQQNTPAT, from the coding sequence ATGGCCTGGCGTCACACACCGCTTGACTTCCCCCTGCTGGCGTTCGTCCTGATGACGCCCATCACCCTCGCGGTGACGACACAATGGGCAACCACGCTTGAACAGGTATGGCGATTGCTTGGGGGTATTGCTTTGTTCTTTTCAGTCGTGTATGCGGTGCAACGCCCCCAGGACCTGCGGTTGTTGTTTGCAGGAATATGGGTGGGGATTGCTGCGCTTGCGCTGACAAGCCCGATAACGGCGAACGGTGCTCGTTTGATGTGGGAGATAGCCGCCCTTGATCCTTTGCGCGGGTTTATTCACCACAATGTCATGGGAGCTTTGATCGCGATTACGTTGCCTTTGGGTTTGGCTCTGTTGTTCTTTGCGCGGGCATCTCTGTCATGGCTTGAAATCTTGCTCTATGTATTGGGATGTGCCGCAATGGCGTTTGGTCTTTGGGTTGTGCCCTCACGTGGGGCTTGGCTTGGCGTTGGCGTGGCTGGACTGCTCTTGTTGCTCTGGCACAGCAAGTGGACACGTATGCTCTTGGTCGTTGCTTGTCTGGCCGGCTTTTGGTTGATCACGACTGACTCAGGGCGCGCCATTCTTTTTTCAGATGCATTGTTGGGGGCGTCCGTACCAGGTGAGCATGATCCCTTGCAGTGGGGGCTTGATGCCCGTTGGGAGATTTGGCAACGCTCGTTTGCATTAGCGCGATTATTCCCGTTGACGGGGGTTGGCATGGGAACATTTCACGAGGTGATGCGCACAGTAATTGCCGATGATGTCTTCATCTATTCCTGGCCGCATGCGCACAATATCTTTCTGCAAGTTGCCCTTGACTTGGGCGTGGTCGGCGTGATTGCATGGACAATCATGCTTGGAACGCTTGGCTGGTGTTGTCTGCATATGGCGCGTCACTCGGATGGGGTAGTGCGCGCTGTCGGTGTTGGGGGCTTGGCGAGTCTTCTTGCGTTTGTTACACAAGGCATATTTGATGCCGCACTCTGGGGGATGGTGCGTGCCGGCGTTTTTGTGTGGATGGTGTGGGGCATTCTCATAGCCGCTTGGCTATTTGCGCCACAGCAAAACACCCCCGCTACGTAG
- a CDS encoding glycosyltransferase family 4 protein, with protein MLRVCLIHNHYLQPGGEDAVFETEIALLERMGHEVIPFVEDNARLSGMNPLQAVRNAVWSGETQEKMRRLIRERKPDVAHFHNTFLMISPAAYYACQEEGVPVVQTLHNYRLICPGALLMREGRVCEECVGRTAPWPSVMHGCWRGSRLQTSVVAAMLMVHRAMKTWSEQVDIYIALTDFARRKFIEGGLPAEKIVVKPNFVDPDPGVGRHEGNYALFVGRLSPEKGMHTLLRAWRMLKDVPLKIVGDGPLRAEVEAFIGREGLTEVEVLGRKAREDVFCLMQKARVLVFPSECYENFPVSVAEAFACGLPVIASRLGAIAEIVEDGRTGLLFNPNDPEDLAVTVEWAWTHSEKLAEMGREARRAYEEKYTAERNYALLMDIYAQARQMALV; from the coding sequence ATGCTTAGAGTATGTCTCATCCACAACCACTACCTCCAACCCGGCGGTGAGGATGCCGTCTTCGAGACGGAGATAGCCCTGCTGGAGCGGATGGGCCACGAGGTCATTCCCTTCGTGGAGGACAACGCGCGGCTCAGCGGGATGAACCCGCTCCAGGCTGTACGAAATGCGGTTTGGTCTGGGGAGACGCAGGAAAAGATGCGGCGGCTCATCCGGGAGAGAAAGCCCGACGTGGCCCACTTCCATAACACCTTTTTGATGATCTCCCCGGCGGCCTACTACGCCTGCCAGGAGGAGGGGGTGCCGGTGGTGCAAACGCTGCACAACTATCGCCTCATCTGCCCCGGAGCGTTGCTGATGCGGGAGGGGCGCGTTTGTGAAGAGTGCGTAGGTCGGACGGCTCCCTGGCCCAGTGTGATGCACGGCTGTTGGCGAGGTTCGCGCCTCCAGACCTCGGTGGTAGCGGCCATGCTCATGGTCCATCGAGCGATGAAGACGTGGAGCGAGCAAGTGGATATCTACATTGCTCTCACCGACTTCGCCCGGCGGAAGTTTATTGAAGGCGGCCTGCCAGCTGAGAAGATCGTCGTCAAGCCGAACTTCGTGGACCCGGATCCCGGTGTGGGACGCCATGAAGGGAATTACGCCCTCTTTGTGGGGCGACTCTCGCCGGAAAAGGGAATGCACACGCTCCTTCGCGCCTGGCGAATGCTCAAGGACGTGCCCCTCAAGATTGTGGGGGATGGACCGCTGCGGGCGGAGGTTGAAGCGTTCATCGGGCGCGAAGGACTTACAGAGGTGGAGGTGCTGGGACGAAAAGCGAGAGAAGACGTTTTCTGTCTGATGCAGAAAGCGCGGGTCTTGGTGTTTCCATCAGAATGTTATGAGAACTTTCCGGTGTCGGTTGCTGAAGCCTTCGCCTGCGGGTTGCCCGTCATTGCCTCGCGGCTTGGCGCGATAGCTGAGATTGTAGAGGATGGGCGCACGGGCCTTCTCTTCAACCCGAATGACCCGGAAGACCTGGCGGTCACGGTTGAATGGGCCTGGACGCACTCCGAGAAACTGGCAGAGATGGGACGCGAAGCGCGTCGAGCGTATGAGGAGAAATACACAGCAGAGCGAAACTATGCGTTGTTGATGGATATTTACGCCCAAGCGCGACAAATGGCGCTGGTATAA
- a CDS encoding NAD-dependent epimerase/dehydratase family protein, whose product MQTRVLVTGAGGFIGHHLVKYLKQKGYWVRGVDIKEPEFEPSPADEFEVLDLRRWDNCLLATRGVDHVYHLAADMGGIGYITAYHAVIASNSAMINVHMLEAARRNGAEKFFFSSSACIYPQYRQQDPDLTPLREEDAYPADPEEGYGWEKLFMEKLCQYYYEDYGFKTYVARFHNIFGPLGTWEGGKEKAPAALCRKIAITKLTGNPEVEIWGDGEQTRSFCYVDDLVEGVYRLMQSDYHQPLNIGQDRMVTINELADIIANIAGIEIVKKHVPGPQGVRGRNSDNTRLREVLGWEPQISLEEGLARTYAWIEEQVRQKLAREMDISSASV is encoded by the coding sequence ATGCAAACCAGAGTGCTTGTAACGGGGGCCGGTGGATTCATTGGGCATCACCTGGTCAAGTATCTGAAGCAAAAAGGCTATTGGGTGCGCGGGGTGGACATCAAAGAGCCTGAATTTGAACCTAGCCCGGCGGATGAATTCGAGGTGCTGGATTTGCGCCGCTGGGATAACTGCCTGCTGGCAACCCGCGGCGTTGATCACGTCTATCACCTTGCGGCAGATATGGGGGGCATTGGCTACATTACAGCATACCATGCGGTTATTGCGAGCAATAGTGCAATGATTAATGTCCATATGCTCGAAGCCGCGCGTCGTAATGGGGCTGAAAAATTCTTCTTCTCCTCGTCGGCGTGCATTTATCCGCAATATCGCCAGCAAGACCCGGATTTGACGCCCTTGCGTGAGGAAGACGCTTACCCCGCTGATCCCGAAGAGGGATATGGATGGGAAAAACTTTTCATGGAAAAACTCTGCCAGTATTACTATGAAGATTATGGGTTCAAAACCTATGTGGCACGTTTCCACAATATTTTTGGACCTTTGGGAACGTGGGAAGGTGGCAAGGAAAAAGCGCCTGCGGCATTGTGCCGTAAAATTGCGATCACAAAATTGACCGGGAACCCTGAAGTGGAGATCTGGGGGGATGGTGAGCAAACCCGTTCCTTCTGCTATGTTGACGACCTCGTAGAGGGTGTGTATCGCTTGATGCAGAGTGACTACCATCAGCCTCTCAATATTGGGCAAGATCGTATGGTGACGATCAATGAGTTGGCCGATATCATCGCCAATATCGCGGGTATTGAGATTGTGAAGAAGCATGTGCCGGGGCCGCAAGGCGTTCGCGGGCGCAACTCCGACAATACGCGCTTGCGCGAGGTCCTGGGATGGGAGCCTCAAATTTCGCTTGAAGAAGGTTTAGCGCGCACTTATGCCTGGATTGAGGAACAGGTGCGCCAGAAACTCGCGCGTGAGATGGATATCTCGTCTGCCTCGGTCTAA
- a CDS encoding WecB/TagA/CpsF family glycosyltransferase, producing the protein MESPPSYSVLGVRVHAVQIPDVIALMETWIAARERCHYVAVTGMHGVTVAQEDETFRQVLNAADLVVPDGMPLVWLGRRRGYALKRRVYGPELMATFCEQTGSRYRHYLYGGLPGVPEQLAEVLHARYDVNVVGMYSPPFRPLTPEEDAAVIEHIHAAQPDVLWVGISTPKQERWMYEHRDRLNVPVLLGVGAAFDILSGRTKEAPTWMREHGLQWLHRLLSEPRRLWRRYLLGGSKFAWWVLQEELGIRSQSV; encoded by the coding sequence ATGGAAAGCCCTCCATCGTACTCGGTGTTAGGTGTGCGTGTACATGCGGTACAAATCCCCGATGTCATAGCCCTTATGGAAACATGGATTGCTGCACGCGAGCGGTGCCATTATGTGGCTGTCACAGGAATGCACGGGGTCACTGTCGCCCAAGAAGATGAGACCTTTCGCCAGGTCCTCAACGCTGCCGATTTGGTTGTGCCGGATGGGATGCCCCTTGTATGGCTCGGTCGCCGGCGGGGGTACGCTTTGAAACGGCGTGTGTATGGCCCCGAATTGATGGCTACCTTTTGCGAGCAAACCGGCTCTCGGTATCGCCATTATCTGTACGGTGGGCTTCCAGGCGTTCCCGAACAGTTGGCCGAAGTGCTGCATGCGCGGTATGATGTCAATGTTGTTGGGATGTATTCCCCGCCGTTTCGCCCACTCACACCTGAGGAAGACGCAGCCGTCATTGAGCATATTCACGCCGCGCAACCTGATGTCTTGTGGGTTGGGATCAGTACGCCCAAACAGGAACGCTGGATGTATGAGCACCGTGACCGTTTGAATGTCCCCGTCTTGCTGGGTGTAGGCGCCGCTTTTGACATTTTGAGTGGGCGCACGAAGGAGGCACCGACATGGATGCGTGAACATGGTTTGCAATGGTTGCACCGTTTGTTGAGTGAACCACGCAGATTGTGGCGGCGTTATTTGCTGGGCGGCAGTAAATTCGCCTGGTGGGTTTTGCAGGAAGAGTTGGGAATCCGTTCACAATCGGTGTGA
- a CDS encoding sulfotransferase family protein, with translation MLSKSALQILNVVLRPIDRSISILLSPRWRSQKIERPIFIIGVERSGTTLVYSLLANHPDFYWLSRLDSIIPDCPLLSCFIRRGISFFMPDQNYVAIPRAISRSRGMIPPSECLPYWRRIFNWGSEDNYIVDDDYFTEMDATDSLRKFIYRDLRVRLAFSKKSRLLFKQPGLSLKIRFLNSVFEDAIFLHVIRDPITNFLSLVQAKNRSQEKFWGVKVPGWREFLQSSNEVQSVLQIRRTLEIIDQDIQQIKGTNRYFRIYYEELTNHPYLVLNSVLEFCGLEWSDRLSPVLQGISAPRKVSNIPESLPEDLRKSLYLLREKYGYA, from the coding sequence ATGCTTTCTAAGAGTGCGTTGCAGATTCTAAATGTCGTTTTGCGTCCCATTGACAGGTCGATCTCCATTCTCTTGTCGCCCCGATGGCGCAGCCAGAAAATTGAACGTCCCATCTTCATTATTGGAGTGGAACGTTCGGGGACCACGTTGGTTTATAGTCTGCTTGCAAATCATCCAGACTTTTATTGGCTTTCACGACTTGATTCCATTATCCCTGATTGCCCTCTTCTTTCATGCTTCATCCGGAGGGGCATTTCGTTCTTTATGCCAGATCAAAATTATGTGGCAATCCCTCGAGCAATTTCTCGCTCTCGAGGTATGATACCCCCCTCAGAATGTTTGCCTTATTGGAGGAGAATATTTAACTGGGGATCAGAGGACAATTATATCGTAGATGATGATTATTTCACAGAGATGGATGCGACGGACAGTTTGCGAAAGTTTATATATCGAGATTTGCGTGTTCGACTGGCATTTAGCAAAAAATCTCGCTTGCTTTTTAAGCAACCGGGTCTTAGTTTAAAGATACGTTTTCTAAACTCTGTTTTCGAGGACGCTATTTTCTTGCATGTGATTCGTGACCCTATAACTAATTTTTTATCCCTTGTTCAGGCCAAAAATAGAAGCCAAGAGAAGTTCTGGGGGGTAAAAGTTCCTGGTTGGCGTGAATTTTTACAATCCTCAAATGAGGTTCAATCTGTGCTTCAAATTCGGAGGACACTTGAGATTATCGATCAAGATATTCAGCAAATAAAAGGTACCAACCGATATTTTAGAATTTATTATGAAGAATTAACAAATCATCCTTACTTGGTCTTAAATAGTGTATTAGAATTTTGTGGCTTGGAATGGTCGGACCGTTTGAGCCCTGTTTTGCAAGGAATAAGTGCTCCGAGAAAGGTGAGTAACATACCCGAAAGTCTGCCTGAGGATTTACGGAAATCGCTTTACCTACTTCGAGAAAAGTACGGATATGCTTAG
- a CDS encoding sugar transferase, translating into MAFWHLCHPGFRFLLAWRVGMRVLWRIRKLPPKERRVLIVGAGQMGQQVAQMIDKYAWTGLRFVGYLDDCVEKQQHVEAPILGTLDDVARVVQKYDIEEVVITLPRRAYEKVEMLVVTLHELPVHTLIVPDYFSLALYRASVEEFAGIPMINVRAPALNEYQRMLKRIFDLSAGGLATLMALPVMGLIALAIKLDSPGPILFRQVRVGENGRLFTMYKFRTMVVGAEKMQALVNEVTEDGKIIHKKRDDPRVTRVGRFLRRTSLDELPQLFNVLKGEMSLVGPRPELPWLVEQYEPWQRKRFCVPQGITGWWQVNGRSDKPMHLHTEDDLFYVQNYSFWLDLKILWRTVWIVLFGKGAY; encoded by the coding sequence GTGGCTTTTTGGCACCTTTGTCATCCTGGTTTTCGTTTTTTGCTGGCCTGGCGGGTTGGAATGCGTGTGCTCTGGCGCATTCGCAAACTGCCCCCCAAAGAGCGCCGCGTGCTGATTGTCGGTGCGGGGCAGATGGGCCAACAAGTCGCGCAGATGATTGATAAATACGCATGGACGGGCTTGCGCTTTGTGGGTTATCTTGATGATTGTGTTGAGAAACAGCAACATGTTGAAGCACCCATTTTGGGGACGTTAGACGATGTTGCTCGCGTGGTTCAAAAATACGATATAGAAGAAGTTGTTATTACACTTCCACGCCGTGCGTATGAAAAAGTTGAGATGTTGGTTGTGACACTGCATGAATTGCCCGTACATACTCTCATTGTTCCCGATTATTTTTCACTCGCCTTGTACCGCGCGTCTGTTGAGGAGTTTGCGGGCATTCCCATGATCAATGTGCGTGCGCCTGCTCTGAATGAGTACCAACGCATGCTCAAACGCATCTTTGATTTAAGTGCGGGCGGGCTTGCTACACTGATGGCACTCCCCGTTATGGGGCTTATTGCGCTGGCGATCAAACTGGACTCACCAGGTCCCATTCTCTTTCGGCAAGTACGAGTGGGGGAAAATGGCCGCCTGTTTACCATGTACAAATTCCGAACGATGGTTGTCGGTGCTGAGAAGATGCAAGCGCTGGTCAACGAAGTAACCGAGGATGGCAAAATTATTCACAAAAAACGTGACGATCCTCGTGTCACCCGTGTTGGACGATTTTTGCGCCGCACAAGCCTGGATGAATTGCCGCAGCTATTCAATGTCCTCAAAGGCGAGATGAGTCTGGTGGGGCCACGCCCGGAATTACCCTGGTTGGTCGAACAGTACGAACCCTGGCAACGTAAACGTTTTTGTGTGCCGCAAGGGATTACTGGTTGGTGGCAAGTCAATGGGCGCTCTGATAAGCCCATGCATTTGCATACCGAAGATGATTTGTTTTACGTACAGAACTATTCGTTTTGGCTTGATTTAAAAATTCTGTGGAGAACGGTTTGGATTGTTCTGTTTGGAAAAGGGGCATACTGA
- a CDS encoding nucleotidyltransferase family protein — protein sequence MVKQGIEAYLYLTQTRLALRREDATSLKQAYYTSLGHAALLEAQLHQVLPLVQDVEHAVLKGVALAYTLYPEPAAREMSDIDLLVPFETWNLLVERFHTRGYRVVPSPATPPAFTRMFGGELKLAPPGQHLFPVELHWPLARGEWVRLTTEIDFAAVWARRQQVEVAGFPVSILAFEDMLLYAAIHFAVNHRLGHFGVRALLDLHVLAQYPHLNWDQIVRDARAWRIQTVVWLVLGLTKHVFDSPVPQDVLTQLQPGKARRSLLQLLHPEHAVLSPADARPFRRFLLLYLLVDRPQDVVRFLRHTFWPDKHWAMARYEAETWRGIWKARLKHFWDLATNAERL from the coding sequence ATGGTGAAACAAGGTATTGAAGCATATTTGTATCTTACACAGACGCGATTAGCGTTGCGGCGAGAAGACGCAACCTCTCTCAAACAAGCCTACTACACCTCACTTGGGCATGCGGCATTGCTGGAAGCACAATTGCACCAGGTATTGCCGCTGGTGCAGGATGTGGAGCATGCTGTGTTAAAAGGCGTTGCATTGGCGTACACGCTTTATCCCGAACCAGCTGCCCGTGAAATGTCAGATATTGATCTTTTGGTACCTTTTGAGACATGGAATCTGCTTGTTGAACGCTTCCACACTCGTGGATACAGAGTTGTTCCTTCCCCTGCAACGCCGCCGGCTTTCACACGCATGTTCGGGGGTGAATTGAAACTCGCGCCGCCCGGACAGCATCTTTTTCCCGTTGAGCTGCATTGGCCTTTGGCGCGGGGCGAATGGGTGCGTTTGACGACAGAGATTGATTTTGCGGCGGTATGGGCGCGGCGGCAACAGGTCGAAGTTGCCGGCTTTCCAGTTTCTATTCTGGCGTTTGAAGATATGTTGCTCTATGCCGCCATTCATTTTGCGGTCAACCATCGCTTGGGACATTTTGGCGTTCGCGCTTTGTTGGATTTGCATGTTCTGGCGCAATATCCGCATCTCAACTGGGATCAAATTGTGCGTGACGCACGGGCTTGGCGTATTCAGACAGTGGTCTGGTTGGTATTGGGGCTCACCAAGCATGTTTTTGACTCGCCTGTTCCACAAGATGTTTTGACCCAACTCCAGCCAGGGAAGGCGCGTCGTTCCCTTTTGCAATTGTTGCATCCAGAGCATGCGGTGCTATCTCCAGCCGACGCTCGCCCATTTCGGCGTTTCTTGCTTCTGTATCTCCTTGTTGATCGTCCACAAGATGTTGTGCGGTTTTTGCGCCATACCTTTTGGCCAGACAAACATTGGGCGATGGCGCGGTATGAAGCAGAGACATGGCGGGGGATTTGGAAGGCGCGCTTGAAGCATTTTTGGGATTTAGCAACCAATGCGGAACGCTTGTGA
- a CDS encoding ATP-dependent Clp protease ATP-binding subunit yields the protein MANKFDRFTKKARRVLSLAQEEAQALNHGYIGTEHLLLGLVREGDGVAARVLKDLGVDLPKVRQAVEDIVGRGKRTTVGRIGLTPRTKRVIELAVDEARRLGHHYIGTEHLLLGLAREGNGIAADVLASLGVSLDAVRRRTLEMMKQEPPPQQARTPSSTPQQTKTPLMDQLGVDLTEEARQGKLDPVIGRQQEIERVIQILSRRTKNNPALIGEPGVGKTAIVEGLAQRIVNGDVPETLRNKRLWMLDVGSLVAGTIYRGQFEERLKRVIDELKNSEAILFIDEVHMLVGAGAAGSAVDAANILKPALARGELQVIGATTLDEYRKYIESDAALERRFQPVMVEEPTIEETIEILRGIKERYEEHHGLIISDEAIKAAAHLSARYVPDRYLPDKAIDLIDEAASRVRMYKAPQVSGLRETYRQLSDIQREKEEAFAERRYQEAAELRNRELELQRQIEEMQKNQWGEEQPVVTKEDIAEVISMWTGIPVSHMAEEESQRLLHMEEELHARVIGQEEAIKALAKAVRRARAGLKDPKRPIGSFMFLGPTGVGKTELAKALAEFMFGSEEALIKLDMSEFMERHNVSRLVGSPPGYVGYEEGGQLTEAVRRRPYSVVLFDEIEKAHPEAFNMLLQILEDGNLTDAKGRRVDFRNTIILMTSNVGADLLNRQAALGFRKPGEADEMKSEYEAMKEKVLDELKRRFRPEFLNRLDGVIVFRPLVRDEIKQIVDIQLRNLHSLLAEQELALELTDAAKNLLAEKGYDPHFGARPLRRVIQELVIDPISEGLLAGEYQPRDLIIVDKAPDEEKLVFRREPGGATELLVSDEDIDEIERLFDTDENEPGDMPEAEQ from the coding sequence ATGGCCAACAAATTTGATCGTTTCACCAAAAAGGCACGCCGTGTGCTCTCGCTCGCGCAGGAAGAAGCGCAAGCGTTGAATCACGGCTATATCGGCACCGAGCATTTATTGCTTGGGCTGGTCCGCGAGGGCGATGGCGTGGCAGCCCGCGTGCTGAAAGACCTTGGCGTGGATTTGCCGAAAGTGCGGCAAGCCGTCGAGGATATTGTCGGGCGCGGTAAACGCACCACTGTTGGCCGCATTGGTTTGACGCCGCGCACCAAGCGCGTCATCGAACTGGCGGTTGACGAAGCGCGTCGGTTGGGGCACCACTACATCGGCACGGAACATTTGCTGTTGGGGCTCGCCCGCGAAGGGAATGGCATTGCAGCCGATGTGCTGGCCAGCCTGGGCGTGAGCCTGGACGCGGTGCGCCGCCGCACGCTGGAAATGATGAAGCAGGAACCGCCACCCCAACAGGCACGCACACCTTCCAGCACGCCACAACAGACCAAAACGCCGTTGATGGACCAGTTGGGCGTGGATCTGACCGAGGAAGCGCGCCAGGGCAAGCTTGATCCGGTCATTGGGCGGCAGCAAGAAATTGAGCGCGTGATTCAGATTTTGAGCCGCCGCACCAAAAACAATCCCGCCCTCATTGGTGAGCCTGGTGTTGGTAAAACGGCGATTGTGGAAGGCTTAGCGCAGCGTATCGTCAATGGCGATGTTCCAGAGACATTGCGCAACAAGCGCCTCTGGATGCTCGATGTCGGTTCACTCGTAGCCGGCACGATTTATCGCGGGCAGTTTGAAGAGCGCCTGAAGCGTGTGATTGATGAATTGAAGAACAGCGAAGCCATCCTGTTCATTGATGAAGTGCACATGCTTGTCGGCGCGGGTGCCGCCGGCAGTGCGGTAGACGCCGCCAACATTCTCAAGCCAGCGCTGGCGCGTGGCGAGCTGCAAGTCATCGGCGCCACCACGCTTGATGAATACCGCAAGTACATTGAAAGTGACGCCGCGCTGGAACGCCGCTTCCAGCCCGTGATGGTGGAAGAACCGACCATCGAGGAAACCATCGAAATTCTGCGCGGTATCAAGGAACGCTATGAGGAGCACCACGGGCTGATTATCAGCGATGAAGCCATCAAAGCCGCTGCGCATCTCTCAGCCCGCTACGTGCCCGACCGCTACTTGCCGGATAAAGCCATTGACCTGATTGACGAAGCCGCCAGCCGTGTGCGCATGTACAAAGCGCCGCAAGTGAGCGGCTTGCGCGAAACGTATCGCCAGTTGAGCGATATCCAGCGCGAAAAAGAGGAAGCCTTTGCCGAACGGCGCTACCAGGAAGCCGCTGAGCTCCGCAACCGCGAGCTCGAATTGCAACGGCAAATCGAAGAGATGCAAAAGAACCAATGGGGCGAAGAGCAGCCCGTTGTGACCAAGGAAGACATCGCCGAAGTCATTTCGATGTGGACGGGTATCCCCGTTTCGCACATGGCGGAAGAAGAGTCGCAACGGTTGCTGCACATGGAAGAAGAGCTGCATGCCCGCGTCATCGGGCAGGAAGAAGCCATCAAAGCGCTGGCGAAGGCGGTACGGCGTGCCCGCGCCGGGCTGAAAGACCCCAAGCGCCCCATCGGCTCGTTCATGTTCCTGGGGCCCACCGGCGTAGGGAAGACTGAGCTGGCGAAGGCGCTCGCCGAATTTATGTTCGGCAGTGAAGAGGCGCTCATCAAACTGGACATGAGCGAGTTCATGGAGCGCCACAACGTGAGCCGCCTGGTCGGTTCGCCGCCGGGCTACGTTGGCTACGAAGAAGGCGGCCAATTGACCGAAGCGGTGCGCCGTCGCCCGTACAGTGTGGTGCTCTTCGACGAAATCGAAAAGGCGCACCCCGAAGCGTTCAACATGCTGTTGCAAATTCTGGAAGACGGCAACCTGACGGACGCCAAAGGGCGGCGCGTTGACTTCCGCAACACCATTATCCTGATGACGTCGAACGTCGGGGCTGATTTGCTCAACCGCCAGGCGGCGTTGGGCTTCCGCAAGCCTGGTGAAGCGGACGAGATGAAGAGCGAATACGAGGCGATGAAAGAAAAGGTGCTGGATGAGCTGAAGCGCCGCTTCCGCCCCGAGTTCCTGAACCGCCTGGATGGCGTCATCGTCTTCCGGCCGCTGGTGCGCGACGAAATCAAGCAGATCGTGGATATCCAGTTGCGCAACCTGCACAGCCTGCTGGCCGAGCAAGAACTGGCGCTTGAACTGACCGACGCGGCCAAGAATTTGCTGGCCGAAAAGGGCTACGATCCGCACTTCGGTGCGCGCCCGCTGCGCCGCGTCATTCAAGAATTGGTGATTGACCCGATTAGCGAAGGATTGCTGGCAGGCGAATACCAGCCACGCGACCTTATCATCGTGGACAAAGCGCCCGATGAAGAGAAGCTGGTTTTCCGTCGCGAGCCAGGCGGCGCCACGGAGTTGCTCGTCAGCGATGAGGATATTGACGAAATCGAGCGACTCTTCGATACGGATGAGAATGAGCCCGGCGATATGCCCGAGGCGGAGCAGTAA
- a CDS encoding sulfotransferase domain-containing protein, whose product MDLKKIIWDFHRFGLTPRKIVARVSNKNIPKIIVISVPKAGTHLIERVLCLHPNLYRPFVRTVHSKNLESYGGLDTLLRRLKPGHVLITHLHYTEAFYDMLRNTNVKPIVVIRDPRDIVVSRAFYVVRNRKHYYYPYAKDLTLEKRLYHAIIGDTKRGYPSMKQTLEWFEGWLNTEFPISRFEEFVDPEQRLCLIENLFAYLGLTLTQHQIASISEQIISSASPTFRKGATGEWRKYLQGDLYNLFLETCGDLMQRYGYE is encoded by the coding sequence ATGGATTTAAAAAAAATTATTTGGGATTTTCATCGGTTTGGACTTACTCCGAGGAAGATTGTAGCGCGAGTTTCTAATAAAAATATTCCTAAAATTATCGTAATCAGTGTGCCCAAGGCGGGTACCCATCTGATTGAGCGTGTTTTATGTTTACATCCTAATTTATATCGCCCTTTTGTCCGCACGGTGCATTCGAAGAATCTAGAGAGTTATGGAGGACTGGATACACTCCTACGAAGATTAAAGCCTGGTCATGTTTTGATCACACATCTGCATTATACCGAAGCATTTTACGATATGTTGAGAAATACTAATGTAAAACCTATTGTGGTTATTCGTGACCCTCGAGATATTGTCGTATCACGGGCATTTTATGTGGTTCGCAATAGAAAGCATTATTATTATCCATATGCAAAGGATCTTACTCTAGAAAAACGGTTATATCATGCTATTATAGGAGATACTAAACGTGGGTATCCATCTATGAAGCAAACTTTGGAGTGGTTTGAGGGGTGGCTTAATACAGAGTTTCCTATATCACGTTTTGAAGAGTTTGTTGATCCTGAACAGAGATTGTGCTTGATCGAAAATCTCTTTGCGTATCTTGGTCTTACCTTAACCCAGCATCAGATTGCGAGTATATCTGAGCAAATTATTTCCAGTGCCAGCCCCACTTTTCGGAAGGGGGCGACAGGTGAATGGCGCAAATACCTGCAGGGCGATCTTTATAACCTGTTTCTGGAGACTTGTGGGGACTTAATGCAAAGATATGGTTATGAATGA